A stretch of DNA from Echeneis naucrates chromosome 3, fEcheNa1.1, whole genome shotgun sequence:
AATCTGTTCCCACAGAAGTGAGAGTACTGAATATGATATAAAGCcatatttagttttgttttgtggaaaCTTTCCCAAACAAAGATTGCAAAAAGATCCACAAATATACCAAATAAAAATGGATCAGAAATGATTATGACTGAATTCAGCTGCTGCATGAGGATGAACCTTCTGAGCCATTTTCCCAGTGACTAGTAGAAAAAGGACCCTAATTAACACCTTAAtcttaaatttttcttttgcagacaAGTAGGAGTTTCTAATCATCACCTCCGTAGATGGGGAGCTGCTGAGAACTTCAGTGAACTTCTTTCTGCTCACAGCCCTtcttagaaaaaaacaaaacaaaactgttttctcactttttcactccctctccttcacacatacacacattgcAGTTATGAATATACTTACTTAATTTACATCTTCCCAAAACAGCCTGACAGACAACTTCAATATGTTAAACATGTTGCTATTCCGTGGGCTGTTTGTATATCAGCCATAGACACCAATTATACTTGTTCTACCACATGAAGAGAGTAAGGTGCATTTCATTCATGTCTTACTTGGTGTCTTTCCAAAGCCTATGTTATTACCTGTCACGAGAGGTATAATTGTGTGAATATACATGAATGATTATCATCCTTGAGCCTCGCTCTGTAAACCACAGTTCCGTCAGAGGTGATTACTGTGGATTACACTGAGCTGTTTCTAGCTCCTGATGTGTAGCTGTGGTTACATGATGCGCGTTCGTCCTGCAATGCTGGTTACAACTTGAGAAGCTGCATGTGTGAAAATCTTTTCAGCACTGGTTGGTCTGCATGTTTCTTGTTGTGCGAGAGCCAAAGGCAAACAGGTTTTAAGGGACATTTAATACAAGGGTGTTCCTTATTTGGGAGAGTGCATAgttaacagcaacacaaagggCCTCAAAGCAGTTCTGTCTACACAACTATCATAGCAAACACATGAACTGACATTAGGCCAAgaaacagcagctttgtttCGCAAAACATGCCATTTCTTTGGTAATATATTAGAGGATTACAGTCATAACCAGTGCCactttgtaatttcattttgcCTGAAATCTAAATTTGAACCAGCTTAATTTGTAATATGCTTGATTATTTGCACATTAGTGAAAGtgatatttatttccttttgtatACAAAAACATATATGTTCAAATACGGAAAAGCTTGAatcacaaatggaaaaaatctCAATTTTGGAAAAAGTAAGGCAGCATTAGAAGATTTCTAAACTAGATTTGGCTGtagtctgtgtgttttgcataAAAGAATACAGCTGGTTAGATTAGATGGAGCATCtaaactgacaaaaatattGCAAGGAGTTCTTGTGGACACActtttggaaatatttcagtTCATGTGGTTGATAtcaatgtggaaaaaaagtATCCAAAGtattatagaaaataaaatatctttaatACTTGCTTTGACTTTCTTCCACAAATACTTAGCGTGTTTATACAGACACATGGAAAACTGCATGACTCTATAGAGGAGGATGACGTATGTAATTTAAAGCAGATTTATGACAGTTTATATCATTTGGTCTGATGAAAGCATGTGATTGGTTGCTGTACTGGGATGGCGTCTCGAGGTCACAGCAAATAGGGAATTTTATTACCATTCATGGCTCTAAGTTGCCATTTGGCATCATATAATTAAGTAAAATCTTCACTCCAGATCCACTTACTAGTTTCTCTAGCGCTTTCAgcttcctctctttttattgtattgtgGATTACATCTTTGTGTATCAGTAAATGCATTTCAAAACTAGTGGGAAGTAAAACTAGTAAGTGGGAAAAAGTTTTTTCGCAGtatgaatattttctgattCACAATATGAATTGCCACATTTTGTCATGAACTGTCAGTGCCCCAATATACACAACAATATAGCAGAATTTGATCTGTGTGAACAGAATGAGCTCCAAATATAACAAGATGACATTATCTGTAACCCTATAGTGCTGTGCATATCATATTTGATGCATACATTCATGAGACCATCCCCttggcaaaataaaaggaaaacagactgaaaaaggCAGCTGTTGCAGATGTAAAATTGTGGATGTTACAGATGGCTGAGGAGAAAAGCTCTTCTTATTGCCAGAATTGGGTGTAATGGCTGATGTAACAAATATGATATtaacaaaaaagcaaatatgttcctttttttctttttctttttcttttttttacattttattaaaaggCCAAATTAAgacttcagattaaaaaaatgtaaatttccaGGCATTGTAGGGTTAAGTAGTAAATTTTGACCCTTGTAATGGAACAGgcaatcaaatttaaaatgattggTTACGTCATCAAAGCAGCTAAAAACTGCACTTAAAAGTGAACACAAATTCCAGATGTATAAAAATTCCTAATGTACTCACTTCTCAGGACAGATAGTGTAAAGAGATGAGGAGATACTTTCGTTTTGCCttactttgtcttttgtctctttaatgCCAATCCAAGTAATGCAATGTCGTAATACTGGGGACATTATTCACATGGGACTAATATGTTTTCAGTGAACTGAATCTGTTATAAAGCTTGAAGCCAATACTAATTATGAATTACTTTGGTTTTCTGACACTTTTGTACATAAGTGCTATGGTTCATAGAGACAATAGTTAGTGGAACAGAGAAAGCTACTATGTGCCCCGTTTTAATGACAGGAGCTTGTGTAACTCCAATCATAATATATAACAGTAATAACATTCATAtaacaaaagtgaaatgagCAACCTCACATAAGAACGACACTTCTTACATTGAGCTTTGTAAACATTCATGTAAACAGTGGTGGTTTTTGGATGTGTGAAAAactttttagatttttgagaAGTGCCTGAGCTTTCGGTTCACAACCTGCACTGAATCATCCTTCCTTTTTAAAGGTATTTCCACTTCTGATcgttttttcctttgtttcttaAACCTCTTACAGCATATGTAAGAAATCAGTGTGACAATGAAGAGGAAAAGCCCCAGACATGCGACTGAAAGAGCGATGAGGATGGTCTGACAGGGGAACATCTCGTACCTCTCTGGTCCCTCTGTCATCTGACCTGTGTACCAGGGCCTCTCCTCTATCTCTATGTCAGCCTCTCTGCTCAGCAGACTCTGGATGTAACTCTCATTGCTCACTGTTTCGTTGACAAAGAAGTTAACCATGACCGTTGAGTAAAGTGGTTCGGGCTGACCATGATCACTGACCTTCACCAGAAGGCTGTAGAGGCCCCGGTTGCTGAGTTCCCTCTTTAATGTGATATTTCCTGTTTCTGGGTCTATGGCAAAAGACCCTGGCTCTCCACCTTTCCTCCTAATTATACTATAGGCGATCACAGCGTTCATGCCTGTATCTTTATCCACAGCGTACACCTCTGTGATCGATGTTCCTGGCAACGTATTGGGCAGCACTAGCATGTAGGACTGATTAGACTGAGGAAAGAGGATGATAGGTGGGTTGTCATTTACATCCAACAACAGTACGGTCACCATGGTAATGCAGGAAAGTGCAGGTTCCCCACCATCCACTGCCTCGATCCATAGCTGGTATGTCCCTTGTTGCTCACGGTCCAGAGACGTCTTGACCCTCAGCGCCCCTCTTCCTGTGTCTATCATGAAGATGTCACTGCCGTTGAGGATGGAAAGGGCAACCCAGCCATTTTCCCCAGCGTCAGCATCCGTCACAGATAGGACCCCAATCTCACCGTAACCTGGGAAATTCTCTGGCACGAAGAAAGTAAAGTCTTTGTTGATGAAGCGTGGACTGTTGTCGTTGCGGTCTTGCACGATTACCACCACAGTTGCGATTGACTCCCTCCTGGGTGTCCCCTGATCCACTGCTCTCACTATGAACCTGTATGTTTCTTTCTCCTCGCGGTCCAGTGACGTGGCCACAGTCAGCACGCCTGTCACACGATCCACGGTAAAAATCCCTGGGGCGTCACCTCCGAGGAGGTAGATGACTTCCCCTCGGCCTTCGCTGTCTTGATCTGAGGCTTGGAGTTGCGTTAGAAAGGTGTTTGGTGGATTGTTTTCCTCAACAGATATTTCCACCAGAGACTGCTGAAACACCGGTGCGTTATCATTCTCATCCAACACCTGCACCTTGAGAAAGGTCTTGATGACAAGCTCTTGGGTATTCTTCGCAACCACAATTAATTCATACTCTTGGATTTTTTCATAGTCCAAAGGCTCGGTAGTCTCCAGCAGATACTCATTCTTAAACAGCTGATAGGGACCAAGCCTGAAGGGACCCGCCCCTTCCAGATAGCAGTCCACCTTTTGGtgaacatttatgtttttgacagtaaaaaaagCTATTGGAGAAAATGCTGGCTCGGACTCCTTTATTGTGACTACCCCGTCCTTTTCTGGTGCTATGTACCGTGCTATGACAGCAGGGGGCCCAGTGACGACTTTAATGATATGGACAGAAACAGTGGCAACAGCAGGAATACATCCAGGTCCATTAGCCAGGACGGTGAGTTTGTAAAATGTGGCTGTGGCAGTGTTTACTTTTCCTGCTAGCTTGATCACCCCCGTGACTCTGTCCAAATGGAACAAACTCCTGATGTCCCTTGGCACACGTTCACTGTAAGCGTAGCTGATCTGAGCATTAGCACCAAGGTCAGGGTCAGAAGCGTGCAAATGTGCCAAATGTGCCCCTTTGGTGGTATTCCCATGCAAAGTGACATTAATTTGTGCCTCCCTGAATTGGGGGCAGTTATCATTCACATCTGTGATGACAATTTTTAAAGTAGCTTTGCCGAGCAGAGGAGGGGTCCCTCCATCCTCTGCGATGATATCTGTTATGTATTCagcctgtgtctctctgtccaaGGCCTCTGTCACAATGAGGACCGGTGTAAGTTCTCCCCCCTCGTTCTGCTCAACATCCAGTGTGAACATGTTAAAATTGTTAACCAGCCAATAGGTCTGCACTCCGTGAAGACCGAGATCTGGGTCAACCGCAGACTGCTCCACTGTGAAGCGAGCATTGACGGGTGTGTTctcagggacagacagacagatctcATCCACAGGAAACTTTGGCTTGTTGTC
This window harbors:
- the pcdh20 gene encoding protocadherin-20 produces the protein MFNRHPSFRKRGGFWGLCILLLYTSPLSCFAHFSQAKELIYKIKEGLTNGTFIGAIGGDLNLDFTVEPPFLFSLPQKKVSEQYVHLNKANGELYTSATEIDRETLCPYNSEGQGCVLSLDVFILPQQYFQLIKVKILIEDVNDNKPKFPVDEICLSVPENTPVNARFTVEQSAVDPDLGLHGVQTYWLVNNFNMFTLDVEQNEGGELTPVLIVTEALDRETQAEYITDIIAEDGGTPPLLGKATLKIVITDVNDNCPQFREAQINVTLHGNTTKGAHLAHLHASDPDLGANAQISYAYSERVPRDIRSLFHLDRVTGVIKLAGKVNTATATFYKLTVLANGPGCIPAVATVSVHIIKVVTGPPAVIARYIAPEKDGVVTIKESEPAFSPIAFFTVKNINVHQKVDCYLEGAGPFRLGPYQLFKNEYLLETTEPLDYEKIQEYELIVVAKNTQELVIKTFLKVQVLDENDNAPVFQQSLVEISVEENNPPNTFLTQLQASDQDSEGRGEVIYLLGGDAPGIFTVDRVTGVLTVATSLDREEKETYRFIVRAVDQGTPRRESIATVVVIVQDRNDNSPRFINKDFTFFVPENFPGYGEIGVLSVTDADAGENGWVALSILNGSDIFMIDTGRGALRVKTSLDREQQGTYQLWIEAVDGGEPALSCITMVTVLLLDVNDNPPIILFPQSNQSYMLVLPNTLPGTSITEVYAVDKDTGMNAVIAYSIIRRKGGEPGSFAIDPETGNITLKRELSNRGLYSLLVKVSDHGQPEPLYSTVMVNFFVNETVSNESYIQSLLSREADIEIEERPWYTGQMTEGPERYEMFPCQTILIALSVACLGLFLFIVTLISYICCKRFKKQRKKRSEVEIPLKRKDDSVQVVNRKLRHFSKI